The DNA region CGCATCCGCATCATCACCGGAATCCAGCAAAACAGAAGCGTCATGGTACGCAGCAAGCGCCTCACCCAGTTCGCCGAGGCCGGAAGCCACTACGCTGTACACGTTACCTGTAATATCTTCAGGCACTTCCTGAGAAAGCATTGCAACTTTCAAACCCTGCTGACGTGCAACCACGCCACCATCAGGTTTAATGTCGCCGAACATAAGCTTCATAAAGGTAGATTTACCCGCGCCGTTACGACCAAGCAGGCAAACCCGCTGTCCTTCTTCAATCTGCAAACTCACACCGGACAACAGTTCCGGCCCGCTCAGAGTAAGTGAAACATTCTGTATACTTAAAAGTGCCATATATTATCTCCAAACCGAACATACATAAAATTCAGGTCTGTGTTGTATATGGGGGAACGATAATTCGCAAGGAAGCAATCAACTGTTGATTCTTTGCTCTACCTGATTCATGCCTCTTGGAATAACCATCTTTCGGTGGTACCATTCTCTACAAATGGAGGAATAAAACGACATGCGAGTGAAACCAATTGAAGAACTCATCTCCGTACTTTCAGAGCAAGCCAAGCAAGTTGAACAATTAGAAAATCTGGCAGAAACTCTGATACAGGATCCACAACAGGGTCAACGTTACCGTTCCGTATTAGAAGAAAAGGCACGCCTGCTCTCCGGACTGGCGCAACTCACACACCCCATAACTAAAAAAATGCCTACCGAAAAAGCGTCACCTGTTAAGCTTCAGCTTAGCAAATTTGCCCAAAGCGCAACTACCTCGCTGCGCATCGGGTCTCCATTCTATATGTCCGCCCTTCTTTATCCTCAAGATTACCAACAGGGGCAACCGAACGATCTTGAGCTGTTCATTGAACAACTCAAGGACCTGCAATAATAAAAAAGGATTATCCTAGTCAGCTAGAATAATCCTTTCATTTCACACAAGATAGTAAAGCGTAAGCCGCAAGTTTTACAAAAACGGACTCAACCCGCAGGCAAAATTTTCTGGAGAGTCCTAAAGACCTAACTTTTCATGTTCACAAACTGAAGCGGAATGCCGTAATCTGCTTCACGCAGCATTGCCATTACGGCCTGAAGATCGTCTATCTTCTTGCCGGTCACGCGCAGTTGATCGTCCTGAATCTGAGCTTGTACTTTAAGCTTGGACGCTTTGATTTCTTTGACCATTTTTTTAGCAAGATCTTTTTCAATACCTTCTTTGAAAACAACTTCACGCTTGAGCGCACCTTTAGAGGTTGGCTCCGGATCCTTGAATTCAAGAATCTGCGGGTCTACTTTTCGGCGCAGGCAATGAGTTTTGAGCATTTCTGCCACTGCTTTCATCTTGAGTTCATCCCCTGCGAGGATGCTGAGGCGTTTATTGCCTTTATCAAGATTGATTTCTGTTGTTGTGCCACGGAAATCATAACGCGTTTCAACTTCTTTTTTCACGTTATTCACAGCGTTATCAAGTTCCTGCAAATCAACTTTATTCACTACGTCAAAGGATGGCATTGTATAGTCTCCTACTATGACTGACTTTCGTCTGTTTCTTGAATTTTTTTCTCTTCGATTCTCAGCTTCTGAAGCTTACGCGGCGCATGCGGTTGCTTGAGCGCTGTACGTGATGCCGGACGCAACTCGAGCACTTCCAGCTTGGTCTTTTTCTCTGCCGGTTTTGAGATAACCCGGGCTTTTGCCTGCGGGCTGCCCGGCATCGTCTGACGCGCAGGACGATTGCGGGGAGTTGCTTGTTCTGCACCAAGCATAGACCCTTTCTTACGAATACGTGCAGGACGCGGCTGCTTTTTCAGCTTGGCAGGTTTTGCGGCCGTGCTTCGTTGCTGCGCACTGTAGTCAAAATTGTCCAAGTAGCAACAGATAATCTCATCATCAAAGGCGCGCTCCAACGTTTTCATCATCGGCGCATCTTCAGGCGATACAAAGGTAAAGGCACTACCTGTGGCGCTTGCCCTACCCGTTCTACCGATACGATGAATATAGGTATCCACCGTCGGCGGGAAATCGTAATTAATAACATGAGAAACGCAAGAAATATCCAACCCGCGGGCAGCAATGTCTGTCGCGACCAAAATTGCATACTTACCACGCCGGAACCCGCACATGGCTTCCTGCCGTCTGCGCTGAGTTAACTTACCCTGAAGACACGTTACATCAAATCCCGCCTTCCCCAGCTGTCTCCACAACCGTTTGGCACCATACCGGGTACGGACAAAGACAATGAGAGACTGAAAATCCAATGATCGCAATATAGTCTTTAACAATGGGGTCTTCAAATGCTGTTCAACCGGATAAATTGCGTGGGAGACAGTTTCAACAGGCGCTATTGAATCTACCTGAATATGCAAGGGATTATTCATAGCGTAATTTGCCATACGCTCAAGATCATCCGGCATAGTTGCAGAAAAAAGAAGCGTCTGTTCCCGACCGCCAGTAAGCTGTAAAATCTGCTGAATATCTTTGATGAACCCCATATCGAGCATCATATCTGCCTCATCCAGCACCAGCATTTTTACATTGGAAAGGTCTATAGATTTACGGCGCACGTGATCAAGCAACCTTCCCGGACATGCCACTACGATATCAACATCCCCTTTTAGCTGCTGCCGCTGGGAATGCAACCCGACACCACCAAATATGGTAACACAGCTCAGGTCTGTCTTGCGAATCATCTGATAAATGTCGGATGAAATCTGCACCGCAAGTTCACGTGTAGGGGCTACCACAAGTGCACGGACACCACCGCCAGGACTGGTAAGCAACTTATGCAGCATAGGCAATACATACGCCAAAGTCTTACCGGTTCCGGTTCGAGCCAATCCAAGCAAATCATGCCCCGCTAAGGCAGGGGGCACTGCTTTTTCCTGAATTGGAGTAGGCACTGTAAAGCCTTGATCAGAAATAGCATCCAGTAACATTGGATGCATAGAAAAATGAGCGAAACTCACGGTACAATCCTTGAAAAACGTAATTGCAAAAAACTTGCACTGCTTCTTAACAATACCCATGAGACCCGCTTAGCGCAATGTTTTCCGCATACATCATGCCAATTTACCTACGAAAACGCTTTCATTTTTGTGATTTTATCTGGACACCCTTGCACTCAAAAGTTATTTATTAAAATCGATATTAGTTACCATTAACAAAAAATACTACTATGAACACACTTTTTGAAAAATTTTCTCTCACATTTGAGCGTCAGCGATCAGACCTTGAAATCTCCGGCAGTCCGGAACGCTGCATTGACCGTCTTGTTGTTGAAGACGCTGACGGAACTCTATGGCTAGTGGAAAAACTTAAGGAAGCTCAGGCTGACTGGCGGAACACAGTGGGTACACTTCTTTCGCAGTTACATGAGAAGAACGTGCCATATATTCATACTCCAGCACAATCAGCAGACGGCAATACAATTGTCATTCATGAAAACAATCCGTACCAGATAACACCCTTTATTATAGGTACAGATCTGCCACGGCCGGAATATTGTGCAGACAAGGAGCGAGGTCAAAGGATCGGCGACTTCATCAACGCGCTACAGTCCGCAGGAAAACAAATTTCGACACCGGAACGCTCAACGCCACCACTTCCTGAATACGTGGCAGAAACAGTAAAAACTATAAAATCACATAGGCCGGATATTACCAAAAAGCTTAGTCCCATTCTGCCATTATTAGACTCTTTTTTTTCCGAACACGACTCCATCCCTCTTGCGTTGGCGCATGGAGATTGCCATCCGTTGAATATTATTTGGCACAACAATGAGGTAGCGGGGGTCATTGATTGGGAATTTACCGGAGAAAAAATTGTCCTCTACGATGCAGCAAACTGCATAGGTTGCGTCGGGATAGAGCACCCTAACTGGCTGATTAATGGGCTTGTACCTGAACTTATTGCCACACTTTATACGCAGAACAAGCTGTTTGCTGCCAATATTCATCATCTCATTCCAACAGTTATTGCGTTACGATTTGCATGGCTCTCTGAATGGCTGCGCAAGCAGGACACAGAAATGCAGAACATGGAGTTGGATTACATGCGATTACTGGCTACAAGCCGCCAAGAAATAGAATCTTTCTGGAAACAACGGTACTCCATGCAGTAGTTCTTTATCCTGCGGCTCATATCCCCGTACAGTTTTGACTATGCTAAACTTACGGGGAGACTCCAAAGGAGAGCATCAATGGCTAGATACAAAACAAATCTTTTAGCATTACTCTTGGTGGGTGTTATGACAAGTTTTACCACACAGGCGAGTGCTGCCCCTAAAGCTTCTGCTTTTTTTGCCGGCGGTTGTTTCTGGTGTATGCAGCCTGCTTTCGACAAGGTTCACGGTGTACTGGAGACCGTCGTGGGTTACACAGGCGGTAAAACGATAGCTCCGACGTACGAACAAGTAGGTACCGGAACCACAGGGCACTTTGAAGCGATCAAAGTTGTCTATGACCCAGAAAAAGTAACCTACGAAGGACTGCTTAAAATTTTCTGGCACAACATTGATCCGTTTGATGACAAAGGGCAGTTCTGTGACAAAGGGCCTACATATCTCAGCGCTATTTTCTACACCAATCTGACTGAAGAAAAACTGGCTGAAGCCAGCAAAAAGAAGGTGGAAGAAAGCTTTAAACGCCCTGTAGCCACTCTCATCATTAAAGCCAATCAATTCTGGCCTGCTGAAACATACCACCAGAACTACTACACAAAAAATCCAATCCGCTATAAATTCTACCGTTACAATTGTAGAAGAGATGCCCGCCTTCTAGATATCTGGGGCCCCGACAGCAAACATTAAGTAAACCATAAAAAACGAGCCGTTCACTTCATGAAAGGCTCGTTTTTTTTTAACCTACTCGGCAAGATGGTAACCTGAACAAGAAAAAAGCTGGGAGCAGATGCTTCCAGCTTTCTTTTAGAGCTATTCTTTTTCCTGCTTAAATGACATCCATTCAAACAGAAGCCTGATTTCTTCATCACGCAGATCGAACTGTGTTCGACTGCATAAATCCTTAACATTACGCATAAATGCTTTTTTCACTTCGTCGAGCACCACCACATCCTGTTCAGAAAGTGGATACCCGCCGCGCGAAATGCCAACAAGAACAAAGTTAACGTGCGCTCTGCCTACCGGCACGCCTGCTTCAACACACTTATCGCGAACATTGCGCGATGTATTAGTAAGGAAGAAGCCGTTCTCATTCACTTCATCTACAATAAACTCTAGAAGCTGATTGTAATGAACAGGCATCAACAATGGAACATCAGTAAGACGATGAACTCTGAGTGCAAAGTCAAACAATTCCGGATACTCTGTTTTAAATTCTGCCCGAACACTCGTTTCTTCCGGCTCATCATGCCTACCCGGATCATATACATATCCCGGTACGACATTTGAAATTTCCAGTTCGCCAAGATCGAGCGCTTCTAAGAATTCGCGAAATCTACCAAACCCGAACCAGTCATGCCCTGCGTCGAGTTCTTTTTGGAGATGATGCGACAGTTGCGCCAAAGGTACCGGAGAAGAAGATTCCTGTACCATACTTTTCACAACATCAGATCCACGAAGAATGATGTCAGTATTAGCGTCTGGTTCTTCCTCTTCATCTACTACATGAGGCGGTACCGGATAGTCATCAACTGCTTTGTCTTCAAGGGCCTGCTGCACAAACCAGTCTTCACGAATACGCCAGGAACTTGCGGCTGTATACGCTGGGGATGCATACCCCACGGAAAGCACTAATGTGCGGCGCGCATGCTCCTGCAATCTTATCAGAAGCGGCGTAAAGTCCGCATCACCGGAAAGTACAATAAATTCATCAAAATGTGTTTTATGGCTCAAGGTATCCATTGCATCCATCACAAGATGAATGTCTGCACTAGTCTTACCCTGATTAGTAAGAGGCGGACAATCAATCACGTTAAATGCTGCGCGGATAAAAAAGGGCCTGTATTGATGGTAACAGTGCGGATTGAGATAACAGCAACGCATTAAAATACGACGGCGAACACCTTCACCGTACAGCATACGCACAGCATGCGTTTCCAACCACTTAAGCCAACGCTGGGGGTTAGTTGCAAACACATGAGCCGCTGAAGGCTCTATCTCTTCCAAGCGCGTGTATATATTGTCGAAATCGACGAATAAAGCGCTATACACCTCCTCAAATCCATACTGATTTCGAAAACCTCTTCGATCCATATTTTCCTCATTACGGATAGAAATAACAAATCAGATTATAAAAGCATAACTCTAGTACGTATAGTGATACCTGCCCAGCATAAAAATAGCAACTATGAACTCTTCCTAACTGCTTGCTCTGCAACTAAATATGCACCTGTGACAGAGTTGCTGTCGTTGATAATTTCCTCAGGAGTGCCCGCTGAGACGATGCGTCCGCCGTTCTCCCCGCCACCGGGTCCAAGGTCGATAACATAGTCAGCAGCCATAATGACGTCAGTATTATGTTCAATAACAATAACAGTTGCGCCCTTATCTACCAATTTTTGCAGCACTCGTATCAACTTACCGACTTCATGCATATGAAGCCCTGTTGTCGGCTCATCAAGAATATACAATGTTCCAGGAAGGTTACGTTTGCCAAGCTCTCTGGAAATCTTGATACGCTGCGCTTCGCCACCGGAAAGGGTCGTCGCAGGCTGTCCAAGACGAATATATTCAAGCCCTACATCTTCCAAAACAGACAAACGGCGCTTCAGCGTTGGGTGATTTTCAAAAAAGGCTTTTGCCTGACGCACTGTCATGCTTAATACGTCAGCAATATTTTTATCTTTATACCGAACCTCAAGGGTCTCATGGCTGTAACGCTTACCGCCACACACATCACATGTTACGTACACATCCGGAAGAAAATGCATTTCGACACGAATCTGCCCATCACCGCTGCATGCTTCACAGCGCCCACCACGGACGTTAAAGCTGAAACGTCCCGGTTTGTAGCCTCGTTTTTTTGCATCCGGTGTCATGGCAAAAATATTACGGATTTCATCAAAAATTTTCGTATAAGTAGCTGGGTTGGAACGCGGAGTACGCCCGATAGGTGTCTGGTCAATTGCAACGATTCGTTCAATATCTTCCAACCCCTTGATCCCTTTGATCTGCCCCGGGTTATCTACCTTAATAGATTTTGCCAGCGAAATATGCTTGTACAATGAATCCACAACTAGAGAACTTTTACCGGAGCCGGAAGGCCCTGTTACGCAGGTAAGCGTTCCGAGTGGGAACTTTACATTCAGATTCTGCAAGTTGTTTGTCGTAACGCCTTCAAGCACAAGATCACGTTCGGCAGTTCTGCGTTGCTCCGGAACATCAATAACCATCTCACCACGCAGGTATTTTGCGGTAAGGGTATCCGCCTCGCCGAGCATTTTTTCCACAGAGCCGTTGAACATTATTTCGCCGCCCAGCATACCGGAACCAGGTCCAAGTTCAATCAGCGTATCTGCTTCACGCATGGTTGCTTCATCATGTTCAACAACAAGCACGGTATTGCCGCGCTTCTGCAAGCTACGAAGCGTATTGATAAGACGGACATTGTCTTTCGGATGCAAGCCAATGGAAGGTTCGTCCAATACATATGTCACACCCACGAGACCGGAACCAAGCTGTGAAGCAAGGCGAATACGCTGTGCTTCACCACCAGATAACGTGGACATATTACGACTGAGAGAAATGTAGTCCAACCCTACGTTCACCATAAAACCAAGGCGATGGGTTAGCTCTTTCAGTAAAGGTTCCGCCACGACCATCTGAGATTCAGAGAACTCCTGTTGTTGCAGCCATTCAAGAGCCCTCCAGATAGAAAGAGAACAAAAATCAGAAATTGAATGTTCACCAACGCGAACAGAAAGAGACTCTTTCTTCAAACGAGCACCGCCACAAACCGGACACGGGCGGCTCTGTCTGTAACGAGACAGTTCATCGCGCCATGCATGACCAAACTGCATGCCGCGTTCAAGCAGAGAGACAACCCCCGGCCAATCTCCCTGACCTTGAAAAAGAGCTTTCCATGCCTTTTCAGAAAATTCAGCAAATGGGGTATCCAACGTAAAACCGTTCTTTTTACCCAACGCTCTCAGGTCACCAGCATACCGCTCCATAACTTTGGGATTCTTCCAAGGCAGAAGACCGCCACTTTTAAGTGACAGCCCTTTGTTCGGCGCAAGCAGGTTTGGTTCAAAGTAATCTACTGAACCGATCCCCGAGCATCGAGAACAGGCACCCTGCGGGCTGTTAAAAGAGAACAGCTGCGGAGAAAGGCGAGGCAGACTAATCTTGCAGGTAGGACAAACAGATTCTGTAGAAAGAGCTCTATCTTCACCACCAACAGTAGAAATGATAAGCCGCCCTTCACCATATTTCAGGGCAAGCTCAACAGAATCTGCCAAGCGCCCGCGCAAACCTTCTTTAATAACAAGACGGTCGATAACGAGAT from Halodesulfovibrio aestuarii DSM 17919 = ATCC 29578 includes:
- a CDS encoding YajQ family cyclic di-GMP-binding protein gives rise to the protein MPSFDVVNKVDLQELDNAVNNVKKEVETRYDFRGTTTEINLDKGNKRLSILAGDELKMKAVAEMLKTHCLRRKVDPQILEFKDPEPTSKGALKREVVFKEGIEKDLAKKMVKEIKASKLKVQAQIQDDQLRVTGKKIDDLQAVMAMLREADYGIPLQFVNMKS
- a CDS encoding DEAD/DEAH box helicase, whose product is MSFAHFSMHPMLLDAISDQGFTVPTPIQEKAVPPALAGHDLLGLARTGTGKTLAYVLPMLHKLLTSPGGGVRALVVAPTRELAVQISSDIYQMIRKTDLSCVTIFGGVGLHSQRQQLKGDVDIVVACPGRLLDHVRRKSIDLSNVKMLVLDEADMMLDMGFIKDIQQILQLTGGREQTLLFSATMPDDLERMANYAMNNPLHIQVDSIAPVETVSHAIYPVEQHLKTPLLKTILRSLDFQSLIVFVRTRYGAKRLWRQLGKAGFDVTCLQGKLTQRRRQEAMCGFRRGKYAILVATDIAARGLDISCVSHVINYDFPPTVDTYIHRIGRTGRASATGSAFTFVSPEDAPMMKTLERAFDDEIICCYLDNFDYSAQQRSTAAKPAKLKKQPRPARIRKKGSMLGAEQATPRNRPARQTMPGSPQAKARVISKPAEKKTKLEVLELRPASRTALKQPHAPRKLQKLRIEEKKIQETDESQS
- a CDS encoding phosphotransferase enzyme family protein; its protein translation is MNTLFEKFSLTFERQRSDLEISGSPERCIDRLVVEDADGTLWLVEKLKEAQADWRNTVGTLLSQLHEKNVPYIHTPAQSADGNTIVIHENNPYQITPFIIGTDLPRPEYCADKERGQRIGDFINALQSAGKQISTPERSTPPLPEYVAETVKTIKSHRPDITKKLSPILPLLDSFFSEHDSIPLALAHGDCHPLNIIWHNNEVAGVIDWEFTGEKIVLYDAANCIGCVGIEHPNWLINGLVPELIATLYTQNKLFAANIHHLIPTVIALRFAWLSEWLRKQDTEMQNMELDYMRLLATSRQEIESFWKQRYSMQ
- the msrA gene encoding peptide-methionine (S)-S-oxide reductase MsrA translates to MARYKTNLLALLLVGVMTSFTTQASAAPKASAFFAGGCFWCMQPAFDKVHGVLETVVGYTGGKTIAPTYEQVGTGTTGHFEAIKVVYDPEKVTYEGLLKIFWHNIDPFDDKGQFCDKGPTYLSAIFYTNLTEEKLAEASKKKVEESFKRPVATLIIKANQFWPAETYHQNYYTKNPIRYKFYRYNCRRDARLLDIWGPDSKH
- a CDS encoding NYN domain-containing protein; amino-acid sequence: MDRRGFRNQYGFEEVYSALFVDFDNIYTRLEEIEPSAAHVFATNPQRWLKWLETHAVRMLYGEGVRRRILMRCCYLNPHCYHQYRPFFIRAAFNVIDCPPLTNQGKTSADIHLVMDAMDTLSHKTHFDEFIVLSGDADFTPLLIRLQEHARRTLVLSVGYASPAYTAASSWRIREDWFVQQALEDKAVDDYPVPPHVVDEEEEPDANTDIILRGSDVVKSMVQESSSPVPLAQLSHHLQKELDAGHDWFGFGRFREFLEALDLGELEISNVVPGYVYDPGRHDEPEETSVRAEFKTEYPELFDFALRVHRLTDVPLLMPVHYNQLLEFIVDEVNENGFFLTNTSRNVRDKCVEAGVPVGRAHVNFVLVGISRGGYPLSEQDVVVLDEVKKAFMRNVKDLCSRTQFDLRDEEIRLLFEWMSFKQEKE
- the uvrA gene encoding excinuclease ABC subunit UvrA; the protein is MTKDNVIHIEGARQHNLKDISLDIPRDELVVVCGPSGSGKSTLAFDLVYAEGQRRYVESLSAYARQFLPQMDKPDVDKIEGLSPAISLEQTASTRNPRSTVGTVTEIYDFLRVFYARLGIMYCPKCNKPIAARAADEIINEILELETGTKFIVLAPLVEHQKGTHADKLKKLKAQGFVRVRINGEMHTIDDAPVLEKNKKHTIDLVIDRLVIKEGLRGRLADSVELALKYGEGRLIISTVGGEDRALSTESVCPTCKISLPRLSPQLFSFNSPQGACSRCSGIGSVDYFEPNLLAPNKGLSLKSGGLLPWKNPKVMERYAGDLRALGKKNGFTLDTPFAEFSEKAWKALFQGQGDWPGVVSLLERGMQFGHAWRDELSRYRQSRPCPVCGGARLKKESLSVRVGEHSISDFCSLSIWRALEWLQQQEFSESQMVVAEPLLKELTHRLGFMVNVGLDYISLSRNMSTLSGGEAQRIRLASQLGSGLVGVTYVLDEPSIGLHPKDNVRLINTLRSLQKRGNTVLVVEHDEATMREADTLIELGPGSGMLGGEIMFNGSVEKMLGEADTLTAKYLRGEMVIDVPEQRRTAERDLVLEGVTTNNLQNLNVKFPLGTLTCVTGPSGSGKSSLVVDSLYKHISLAKSIKVDNPGQIKGIKGLEDIERIVAIDQTPIGRTPRSNPATYTKIFDEIRNIFAMTPDAKKRGYKPGRFSFNVRGGRCEACSGDGQIRVEMHFLPDVYVTCDVCGGKRYSHETLEVRYKDKNIADVLSMTVRQAKAFFENHPTLKRRLSVLEDVGLEYIRLGQPATTLSGGEAQRIKISRELGKRNLPGTLYILDEPTTGLHMHEVGKLIRVLQKLVDKGATVIVIEHNTDVIMAADYVIDLGPGGGENGGRIVSAGTPEEIINDSNSVTGAYLVAEQAVRKSS